The following coding sequences are from one Sphingobium sp. Cam5-1 window:
- the hmpA gene encoding NO-inducible flavohemoprotein — protein sequence MSQPLSEQTIALVKATVPALEAHGLDIVREMYSRMFQNPEIRDLFNQSHHGDTGSQPKALTGAILAYASNIENLGALAPAVERIAQKHVGLQILPEHYPHVGEALLGAIKAVLGDAATEDILAAWGEAYWFLANILIARERRIYTEQKDMSGGWNGWREFRIDDVVRESSVINSFLLRPVDGEPVMTYKAGQYLTFWLEIPGHPPVKRNYSISAAPNGETYRISVKREPQGLASGWLHDEAKHGTILKVAAPAGEFFLAEHIERPIVLLSGGVGLTPMVAMLEALVGNGASVPVQYIHGTHDRETHAMRDHVRSVAALGNSVKIIDFHQTPLADEVLGRDYDVAGIITDEWLVANTPVGDADYYICGPRPFLRHAVSTLSLAGVPSDRIHYEFFGPADELLAA from the coding sequence ATGTCGCAACCTCTGAGCGAACAGACCATCGCGCTCGTTAAAGCTACTGTTCCCGCGCTGGAGGCCCACGGGCTCGACATTGTGCGGGAAATGTACTCGCGCATGTTCCAAAATCCCGAGATACGCGACTTGTTTAATCAGTCGCATCACGGCGACACCGGATCTCAGCCGAAGGCACTAACGGGGGCGATCCTCGCATATGCGAGCAACATAGAAAATCTTGGTGCCCTGGCTCCAGCCGTAGAACGGATCGCACAAAAGCATGTCGGGCTGCAAATTCTGCCCGAGCATTATCCGCACGTGGGTGAGGCACTTCTCGGCGCTATCAAAGCTGTTCTGGGCGACGCCGCAACGGAAGACATCCTAGCAGCCTGGGGCGAAGCTTATTGGTTTCTCGCCAACATACTGATCGCTCGCGAACGGCGCATTTACACCGAACAGAAGGATATGAGTGGGGGCTGGAATGGCTGGCGGGAATTTCGAATCGATGATGTGGTACGCGAGAGCAGCGTCATCAACTCCTTCCTCCTGCGTCCCGTGGATGGCGAGCCGGTCATGACATATAAGGCCGGCCAATATTTAACTTTCTGGCTGGAAATTCCCGGCCATCCTCCCGTCAAGCGCAATTACTCAATTTCGGCTGCTCCCAACGGCGAAACTTATCGCATCTCCGTCAAGCGTGAGCCGCAGGGGCTCGCCTCGGGCTGGCTCCACGACGAAGCCAAACACGGTACGATCCTGAAGGTCGCCGCACCGGCCGGCGAGTTCTTCCTCGCTGAGCATATCGAACGACCGATCGTTCTACTTTCAGGAGGTGTAGGCTTAACCCCGATGGTAGCGATGCTTGAGGCACTAGTCGGCAACGGTGCCTCTGTTCCCGTGCAGTATATTCACGGCACCCACGACCGCGAAACGCATGCCATGCGGGATCATGTTCGCAGCGTCGCCGCGCTGGGGAACTCCGTCAAAATCATCGACTTTCATCAGACCCCCCTTGCCGACGAGGTTCTAGGTCGCGATTATGATGTTGCCGGCATCATCACCGACGAGTGGCTGGTGGCGAATACTCCTGTCGGAGATGCGGACTATTATATCTGTGGTCCTCGGCCCTTCCTGCGTCACGCTGTTTCCACGCTGTCGCTAGCGGGTGTCCCGTCGGACCGCATCCATTATGAATTTTTCGGCCCGGCTGACGAACTGCTGGCGGCGTGA
- a CDS encoding FUSC family protein has translation MSSAQSSLSWPSVSLTIDARKLLFSLSSFLAAAITLAIVFSASLPRPWWALLTVYVTAQPMSGAFRPKMLYRLAGIATGAIVTIAVVPNLQNAPELLVLCMAAWTGFCIYLAVLDRTPRAFLFQMAAFSSAVISFPYIENPADIFDTTAGRVAEMTVAILSVSMVHAVLQPWSATPVIRDRAKSFLRHARRWSVEVLSGDNGEQENAYRRALASDVTELGMIAIHLPFDQRAAPITQRRVIALQQQLANTIPLASAAANRLDLIEREHGILPELNGLLVRTMDWLGSAESRTAQVGALIDECERLARQAEDRGDWPSLLAASASIRLAQFLNAFASAQRLANRIGSPGRLKISDGHEQSFRLARDHGVAVLAGAATAAAIILYCAVWILLAWPSGSATAAFAALITCSFAAHDDPSPIIGRYLKATLKTFPLAAFYLFVVLPRVDGYEMLMITLAPALLWMGYIQADPRRSPEALPMFSCFIVAMGFLARFQADFSAFVNTGIAQLGGIVTTLAVTRLFRTASARWTLRRVMRANWTELALLADIRRPFRPGDWTARSVDRLGQIAQRIVAARPGDDLHAADSLADLRIGRNVIPVRKALSHVPHDLRHDLGLVLAGVADHYRGCTRLSKIVPADAALLVPIDRSIDGLLAQLLDEYCRQALRALVAMRCNLFPEAAAPVLTAGKTATLRMVQGGRA, from the coding sequence ATGTCGTCTGCACAGTCATCGCTCTCCTGGCCTTCGGTCAGCTTGACCATTGACGCGCGCAAGCTGCTGTTCTCGCTGAGCAGTTTCCTTGCGGCGGCGATCACGCTGGCGATCGTGTTCTCGGCCAGCCTGCCACGTCCTTGGTGGGCGCTGTTGACGGTCTATGTGACGGCACAGCCCATGTCGGGCGCATTCCGGCCCAAGATGCTGTATCGCCTTGCCGGAATCGCGACCGGTGCCATCGTGACGATTGCGGTGGTTCCCAACCTCCAGAATGCACCGGAACTGCTGGTGCTGTGCATGGCGGCGTGGACGGGCTTTTGCATCTATCTTGCGGTGCTCGACAGGACGCCGCGCGCTTTCCTGTTCCAAATGGCAGCCTTCAGCTCGGCGGTAATCAGCTTTCCCTACATCGAAAATCCCGCCGATATATTCGACACCACTGCAGGGCGCGTTGCGGAAATGACCGTCGCGATCCTGAGCGTCTCGATGGTTCACGCGGTGCTGCAACCATGGAGCGCAACGCCCGTGATCCGCGATCGGGCTAAGTCCTTCTTACGACATGCGCGCCGTTGGTCGGTCGAAGTGCTGAGCGGCGACAATGGCGAGCAGGAAAACGCATACCGCCGTGCGCTGGCATCCGACGTCACCGAGTTGGGGATGATCGCAATCCACCTGCCATTCGATCAACGCGCCGCGCCCATCACGCAGCGCCGCGTTATTGCGCTCCAGCAGCAGCTTGCCAATACCATCCCGCTCGCGTCGGCTGCCGCCAACCGGCTCGACCTGATAGAACGCGAGCATGGTATCCTGCCCGAACTTAACGGATTGCTTGTCCGCACGATGGATTGGTTGGGATCGGCAGAAAGTCGGACGGCACAAGTTGGGGCACTGATTGACGAGTGCGAGCGGCTGGCGAGGCAGGCAGAGGATCGCGGCGACTGGCCTTCGCTGCTAGCCGCCAGCGCCTCAATTCGCCTTGCTCAGTTTCTGAATGCCTTCGCTAGCGCGCAGCGGCTTGCCAATCGCATCGGGTCGCCGGGTCGTCTGAAAATCAGTGACGGACATGAGCAGTCGTTCCGGCTTGCGCGCGATCACGGTGTGGCAGTGCTGGCGGGAGCGGCCACGGCGGCGGCGATCATCCTCTACTGTGCGGTGTGGATCCTGCTGGCCTGGCCCAGCGGCTCCGCCACGGCCGCCTTTGCGGCGCTCATCACCTGTTCCTTCGCGGCCCATGATGATCCATCGCCGATAATCGGCCGATATCTGAAGGCGACGTTGAAGACCTTCCCACTGGCCGCCTTCTACCTGTTCGTGGTCCTCCCTCGCGTCGACGGTTACGAAATGCTGATGATCACGCTGGCTCCGGCGCTCCTTTGGATGGGCTATATTCAGGCCGATCCGCGTCGTTCGCCCGAAGCGTTGCCAATGTTCTCCTGCTTCATCGTGGCTATGGGTTTCCTCGCCCGGTTCCAGGCCGATTTTTCCGCCTTCGTGAACACCGGCATTGCTCAGTTGGGCGGCATCGTCACGACGCTGGCCGTCACGCGTCTGTTTCGCACTGCAAGCGCGCGCTGGACTCTGCGTCGCGTGATGCGCGCCAACTGGACCGAGCTGGCCCTGCTGGCGGACATCCGCCGGCCGTTCCGTCCCGGAGATTGGACGGCGCGCTCCGTGGACCGGCTCGGCCAGATCGCGCAGCGCATCGTCGCGGCTCGTCCGGGCGATGACCTTCATGCTGCCGACAGCCTTGCTGATCTGCGGATTGGGCGGAATGTCATTCCGGTGCGTAAGGCCCTGTCCCATGTCCCACACGATCTGCGCCACGACCTTGGCCTAGTGCTGGCGGGCGTCGCCGATCACTATCGCGGCTGCACGCGGCTTTCCAAGATCGTACCAGCCGACGCGGCGCTACTGGTGCCGATCGACCGGTCGATCGACGGTCTGCTTGCCCAACTGCTCGACGAATACTGCAGGCAGGCGCTGCGTGCGCTCGTTGCGATGCGTTGCAACCTGTTCCCCGAAGCCGCTGCTCCGGTCCTAACCGCCGGCAAGACCGCCACCCTGCGGATGGTGCAAGGAGGTCGCGCATGA
- a CDS encoding DUF1656 domain-containing protein, translated as MIEEIHFGGIYVPAALATAVLSGVLVYVVRTPMQRMTFYRLLWQPALFDLAVFILLWWGLSAGADLTSHFWFMS; from the coding sequence ATGATCGAGGAAATTCACTTTGGCGGTATCTACGTGCCCGCCGCTCTTGCAACGGCGGTCTTGTCGGGCGTGCTGGTATATGTCGTCCGCACGCCGATGCAGCGCATGACATTCTATCGACTCCTTTGGCAGCCCGCCCTGTTTGACCTCGCTGTCTTCATCCTCCTGTGGTGGGGATTAAGTGCGGGAGCAGATCTCACCTCTCACTTCTGGTTCATGTCATGA